From the Ostrinia nubilalis chromosome 8, ilOstNubi1.1, whole genome shotgun sequence genome, one window contains:
- the LOC135074295 gene encoding uncharacterized protein LOC135074295, translated as MPISYADDMVLLSASVCGLRKLMAICETYAKSHGLAYNVRKSQIMVFGEGSRRPNLLPSVFLNGCEIQRVNKFKYLGHLLTPDLKDGDDVERERRALSVRANMLARRFSRCSKAVKVTLFRAYSTSFYTCSLWADCSRVSYGALRVQYNNAFRVLMGLPRYCSASGMFAEARVDCFYATMRKRCASLVCRVRGSPNSILSMIASRLDCRYINYCCTTSAGVVQKK; from the coding sequence atgcccatcAGCTACGCAGATGATATGGTGCTGCTGAGCGCTTCCGTTTGTGGACTGAGGAAGCTCATGGCTATATGTGAGACCTACGCTAAGTCCCATGGATTGGCGTACAACGTGCGAAAGAGCCAGATCATGGTCTTTGGGGAGGGAAGCAGGAGGCCAAACTTATTGCCGAGCGTCTTTCTCAATGGTTGTGAGATTCAGCGCGTAAACAAGTTTAAATATCTGGGCCATTTACTGACTCCTGACCTAAAGGATGGTGATGATGTTGAGAGGGAACGCAGGGCGCTGTCGGTAAGGGCGAACATGCTGGCTCGTAGGTTCTCACGTTGTTCAAAGGCAGTAAAGGTAACTCTTTTCAGAGCCTACAGCACTAGTTTCTACACGTGCAGTCTGTGGGCTGATTGTTCGCGTGTGTCGTATGGCGCTCTGCGCGTCCAATACAACAACGCGTTCAGGGTGCTGATGGGGTTGCCCAGATACTGCAGCGCATCGGGCATGTTTGCAGAGGCGCGAGTAGATTGTTTTTACGCGACCATGCGGAAGAGGTGCGCCTCCCTGGTGTGCAGGGTTCGGGGCAGCCCCAACAGCATCCTGTCTATGATAGCGAGTAGACTGGACTGCCGTTATATTAATTACTGCTGCACTACATCCGCAGGAGTTgtgcaaaaaaaataa